A DNA window from Paralichthys olivaceus isolate ysfri-2021 chromosome 3, ASM2471397v2, whole genome shotgun sequence contains the following coding sequences:
- the fam78bb gene encoding protein FAM78B, with amino-acid sequence MHSLILVESQSAALFPGPVRLTWLLLTVSLTCTDMGCIQSIACNKSRLKRENIVVYDLSATIDHCPTVIEENSPIVLRYKTPYFKASARVVMPPIPRNETWVVGWIQACTQMEFYNTYGDVGMSSWELPQLREGLVRAISDSDGVSYPWYGNTTETVTIVGPTSKPSRFIVSMNDNFYPSVTWAVPVSESNTPLLTNIKRDQSFTTWLVALNTTSREKILLHTIKWRMRVDITVDPTLPLGSRARLVGRVHQDQPRVLTRMEPIPLNAMGRPNANDAQVLMWRPRRGPPLVVIPPK; translated from the exons ATGCACAGCCTCATACTGGTCGAGTCCCAGTCAGCCGCGCTCTTCCCCGGGCCCGTCCGGCTCACCTGGCTGCTCCTCACCGTCTCCCTCACCTGCACAGACATGGGCTGCATCCAGAGCATCGCCTGCAACAAGTCGCGCCTCAAGCGGGAGAACATCGTGGTGTACGACCTGTCCGCCACCATCGACCACTGCCCCACTGTCATCGAGGAGAACTCGCCGATCGTGCTCCGCTACAAGACGCCCTACTTCAAGGCGTCAGCGCGGGTCGTCATGCCCCCTATTCCGCGCAACGAGACCTGGGTCGTGGGCTGGATCCAGGCGTGCACCCAGATGGAGTTCTACAACACCTATGGAGACGTCGGCAT GTCGAGCTGGGAGCTGCCTCAGCTGCGAGAGGGCCTGGTGAGGGCCATCAGTGACTCAGACGGCGTGAGCTACCCCTGGTACGGAAATACAACAGAGACTGTCACCATAGTGGGCCCCACCTCCAAGCCGTCCCGCTTCATCGTCAGCATGAATGACAATTTCTACCCGAGCGTCACCTGGGCTGTGCCGGTCAGCGAATCTAACACGCCCTTACTGACTAACATCAAAAGGGACCAGAGCTTTACCACATGGCTGGTGGCACTGAACACCACGTCCAGGGAAAAGATCCTGCTCCACACCATCAAGTGGAGGATGAGGGTCGATATCACGGTGGATCCGACGCTGCCCCTGGGCTCCAGGGCCAGACTGGTGGGCCGGGTGCATCAGGACCAGCCTCGGGTGCTGACCCGCATGGAGCCCATCCCTCTCAACGCCATGGGGAGGCCCAACGCCAACGACGCCCAGGTTCTGATGTGGAGGCCGAGGAGAGGGCCTCCGCTCGTCGTCATACCACCCA
- the rex1bd gene encoding required for excision 1-B domain-containing protein: MIPTDFKSLIQRFYHLQSERVETYRLFEEGHEAYLRTGPQYDFDHYRQLVHEITQAFLGISKEVLQIKGRLHHDFDRADLSEHIDKLQSKEKQKLELTAKLQLARQRAQDHPEDEGCQEKIQEIKHEIIKNKDALSEIMQDFKYDSEESD, encoded by the exons ATG ATCcctacagactttaaaagcctAATCCAGAGGTTTtatcatcttcagtctgagcgAGTGGAGACATATCGGCTCTTTGAGGA AGGACATGAGGCCTACTTGAGAACTGGGCCTCAGTACGACTTTGACCACTACAGGCAGCTGGTCCACGAGATAACGCAGGCCTTCCTTGGCATCTCCAAGGAAGTGCTGCAGATCAAGGGCAGGCTGCACCATGACTTTGACAGGGCCGACCTCTCTGAGCACATCGACAAGCTGCAGAGCAAAGAGAAGCAGAAACTGGAACTG ACGGCCAAGCTGCAGCTGGCCAGGCAGCGGGCCCAGGATCACCCGGAGGACGAGGGCTGTCAAGAAAAGATTCAGGAGATCAAGCACGA AATCATCAAGAACAAAGACGCTCTGAGTGAGATCATGCAGGATTTTAAGTATGACTCTGAGGAGTCTGATTGA